A single genomic interval of Natronoarchaeum philippinense harbors:
- a CDS encoding dodecin family protein produces MTVVKIIKVLGTSGESFDHAAQEAVHEASQTVEDIHGIEVEDQTATVEDGEIVEYKSTVEVAFPVKHGEE; encoded by the coding sequence ATGACCGTCGTCAAGATCATCAAAGTGCTCGGTACGTCAGGCGAATCGTTCGACCACGCGGCCCAAGAGGCCGTCCACGAAGCGTCCCAGACCGTCGAAGACATCCACGGCATCGAAGTCGAAGACCAGACCGCTACCGTTGAGGACGGTGAAATCGTCGAGTACAAATCGACCGTCGAGGTGGCGTTCCCGGTCAAGCACGGCGAGGAGTGA
- a CDS encoding RNA-guided pseudouridylation complex pseudouridine synthase subunit Cbf5 codes for MRGPPEDRTPAELLAFGVVNLDKPPGPSAHQVSGWLRDATGEHVAAADYAGEWAAAHAGTLDPKVTGCLPVLLGDATRLAQVFLEGAKEYVAVLELHDDPPSDAEAVIDSFEGELYQKPPRKSAVTRRLRTREIYGLDLLEVRDRQALIRIRCESGTYIRKLCHDLGLALGTGAHMGDLRRTATDPFDDRDLHTMHDLVDALAFLDEGDEASLREVVDPAERALAHLPHVTIAESAAREVAEGAPVYAPGVLSVEDDAAPVAGWGADAESDDAPLVACFTPDDAAICLGRIVGDPEADAGVAVALERVLT; via the coding sequence ATGCGCGGCCCGCCCGAGGATCGAACGCCCGCGGAACTGCTCGCCTTCGGCGTCGTCAACCTCGACAAGCCGCCCGGCCCGTCGGCCCATCAGGTGTCTGGCTGGCTGCGCGACGCCACCGGCGAGCACGTCGCCGCCGCCGACTACGCCGGCGAGTGGGCCGCCGCACACGCCGGGACGCTCGATCCGAAGGTGACGGGCTGTCTACCGGTGTTGCTCGGCGACGCCACGCGCCTCGCGCAGGTGTTTCTGGAGGGCGCCAAGGAGTACGTCGCGGTGCTGGAACTCCACGACGACCCGCCGAGCGACGCCGAAGCCGTGATCGATTCCTTCGAGGGCGAACTCTACCAGAAGCCGCCGCGAAAGAGCGCGGTGACCCGGCGCCTTCGCACGCGCGAGATCTACGGGCTGGACCTGCTGGAGGTGCGCGATCGGCAGGCACTCATTCGCATTCGCTGTGAGAGCGGGACGTACATCCGAAAGCTCTGTCACGACCTCGGGCTGGCGCTGGGCACCGGCGCGCACATGGGTGATCTGCGCCGGACCGCGACCGATCCCTTCGACGACCGCGATCTGCACACGATGCACGATCTGGTCGACGCGCTGGCGTTTCTCGACGAGGGCGACGAGGCGTCGCTTCGCGAGGTCGTCGACCCGGCCGAGCGCGCGCTCGCCCACCTACCCCACGTGACGATCGCGGAAAGCGCCGCCCGCGAAGTCGCCGAGGGAGCGCCCGTCTACGCGCCCGGCGTGCTCTCGGTCGAAGATGACGCCGCCCCCGTGGCCGGCTGGGGCGCCGATGCGGAGTCCGACGACGCCCCGTTGGTGGCGTGTTTCACGCCCGACGACGCCGCGATCTGTCTCGGCCGGATCGTCGGCGATCCCGAGGCCGATGCCGGTGTCGCGGTGGCGCTCGAACGCGTGCTGACGTAG
- the cmk gene encoding (d)CMP kinase — MLLTVSGPPGAGKSTTAATLADAFDVEHVSGGDIFRQLADERGHTLAEFNELAEQDDQIDRDLDQRLQKVARERDDVVLESRLAGWLAADEADVRIWLDAPIEVRARRIAEREDKPVAQALDETEERAASERQRYLEYYSIDIADLSIYDLTVNTARWGEDAVPSLVVDAVERYDPDQDEGKTPITGVDYDF; from the coding sequence ATGTTACTGACCGTCTCCGGCCCTCCCGGCGCCGGCAAGAGCACGACGGCCGCCACGCTGGCCGACGCGTTCGACGTCGAGCACGTCAGCGGCGGCGACATTTTCCGTCAACTGGCCGACGAGCGCGGCCACACGCTCGCGGAGTTCAACGAACTCGCCGAACAGGACGACCAGATCGACCGCGACCTCGATCAGCGCCTCCAGAAAGTCGCCCGCGAGCGCGACGATGTCGTGCTCGAATCCCGACTCGCCGGTTGGCTCGCCGCCGACGAGGCAGACGTGCGCATCTGGCTGGACGCGCCGATCGAGGTTCGCGCGCGTCGGATCGCCGAGCGCGAGGACAAGCCCGTCGCGCAGGCCCTCGACGAGACCGAAGAGCGAGCCGCAAGCGAGCGCCAGCGCTATCTGGAGTACTACAGCATCGACATCGCGGATCTCTCGATCTACGACCTGACGGTCAACACCGCGCGCTGGGGCGAGGACGCCGTCCCGTCGCTGGTCGTCGATGCCGTCGAGCGGTACGACCCCGACCAAGACGAGGGCAAGACGCCGATCACCGGCGTCGACTACGACTTCTAA
- a CDS encoding DUF106 domain-containing protein, producing MARTAEKVQSLIEEDESFADALASVKRVAEQNGGEVEWQDVEGEVTSGQWGRLIERGILRSTEGDGFQLADPDGVDQVVGDDGSVEMPESPDSPDSEESSWSQWDKLAGVATLAMMVGYYFNPVRDAIGNTFNTVLGPIDAVLPFYAVVMIVAMLTSVYSMLLQANLMDSEKMSEYQEQMEAIQERRKAAKERGDDEALERIQEEQMEAMGDQLGMFKEQFRPMVWIMVLTIPIFLWLYWMTNTGQIPAAEQTAILPFVGEIEWNEGILGPMPAWIVWYFLSTMGFRQLFAKPLNIQTTPT from the coding sequence ATGGCACGCACCGCGGAGAAAGTACAGTCTCTCATCGAGGAAGATGAGAGCTTTGCCGACGCGCTCGCGTCAGTAAAACGCGTCGCCGAGCAAAACGGCGGCGAGGTCGAGTGGCAAGACGTCGAGGGCGAGGTGACCAGCGGCCAGTGGGGGCGGCTGATCGAACGTGGCATCCTCCGGAGCACCGAGGGAGACGGCTTCCAGTTGGCCGACCCCGACGGCGTCGATCAGGTCGTCGGCGACGACGGCTCCGTCGAAATGCCCGAATCGCCCGACTCGCCCGACAGCGAGGAGAGTTCGTGGTCCCAGTGGGACAAGCTCGCCGGCGTCGCCACGCTGGCGATGATGGTCGGGTACTACTTCAACCCCGTCCGGGACGCCATCGGGAACACGTTCAACACCGTTCTGGGGCCGATCGACGCCGTGTTGCCGTTCTACGCCGTCGTGATGATCGTGGCGATGCTGACCTCGGTGTACTCGATGCTGTTGCAGGCGAACCTCATGGACTCCGAGAAGATGTCCGAGTACCAAGAGCAGATGGAGGCCATCCAAGAGCGCCGCAAGGCCGCCAAGGAGCGCGGCGACGACGAGGCGCTCGAACGCATCCAAGAAGAGCAGATGGAAGCCATGGGCGACCAGCTCGGCATGTTCAAAGAGCAGTTCCGCCCGATGGTGTGGATCATGGTGCTGACGATCCCCATCTTCCTGTGGCTCTACTGGATGACCAACACGGGCCAGATTCCGGCGGCCGAGCAGACCGCCATCCTGCCCTTCGTCGGCGAGATCGAGTGGAACGAGGGGATCCTCGGTCCGATGCCGGCGTGGATCGTCTGGTACTTCCTGTCGACGATGGGCTTCCGCCAGCTGTTCGCCAAGCCGCTCAACATCCAGACGACGCCGACCTGA
- a CDS encoding ABC transporter permease, with protein MGDAATEGPPPQTDPASERTGMAQLLLMLLRIRVLLVVRYRMNFLAQIVSMYLFFAVIFFGGQAAAGSLNGGAGALGSTLDAVIVGWFLWTMAQSAYSSLSREITQESRWGTLEQLYISSYGFGVIIAGKMLVNMLMSLCIGGMMLALMLLTSGRSLALDLVTIVPLTTLALLSVVGLGFGFAGLTLVYKRISSISQLMQFALMGLVAAPRADVFVMNLLPLVKGSELLQRAMRSGVRLWEFPAAELGLLTGVAVVYSLGGYGVFRYCSNVARRRGVMGHY; from the coding sequence ATGGGCGATGCAGCGACTGAGGGGCCACCTCCACAAACCGATCCCGCAAGCGAGAGAACTGGTATGGCTCAATTGCTACTGATGCTTCTCCGAATACGAGTTCTGCTTGTGGTGCGCTACCGAATGAATTTCTTGGCCCAGATCGTCTCGATGTACCTGTTCTTCGCGGTCATCTTCTTTGGCGGTCAGGCCGCTGCTGGCAGTCTCAATGGAGGGGCAGGTGCACTGGGATCAACGCTCGACGCGGTTATCGTCGGCTGGTTCCTCTGGACGATGGCCCAGAGTGCCTACTCCAGCCTATCCCGGGAAATCACCCAGGAATCACGCTGGGGCACCCTCGAACAGTTGTACATCTCTTCGTACGGATTCGGTGTAATCATCGCAGGAAAGATGCTCGTGAATATGCTCATGAGTCTTTGTATTGGTGGGATGATGCTCGCGCTGATGCTTCTCACGAGCGGGCGCAGCCTCGCTTTAGATCTCGTTACGATCGTTCCGCTCACGACTCTGGCGCTTCTATCTGTGGTCGGTCTCGGGTTCGGCTTTGCGGGTCTAACCCTCGTGTACAAGCGTATCAGTAGCATCTCACAGCTCATGCAGTTCGCGCTGATGGGACTCGTCGCGGCGCCAAGAGCTGACGTGTTTGTGATGAATCTCCTGCCGTTGGTGAAGGGATCGGAACTGTTACAGCGAGCCATGCGCAGCGGGGTTCGACTCTGGGAGTTTCCAGCCGCGGAACTCGGCCTTCTCACTGGTGTCGCGGTCGTGTACTCGCTGGGAGGGTACGGAGTGTTTCGGTATTGTTCGAACGTCGCAAGACGTCGGGGAGTTATGGGCCATTACTGA
- a CDS encoding ABC transporter ATP-binding protein, which produces MTDLVKTYRRDGEEIRAVDGVNFDIERGSTVGFLGPNGAGKTTLIKSILSLIVPTSGRICIAGTDVHADVSAPHKRVSAMLEGARNVYWRLTVRENLEFFSVLGRRADALRDDRINELLERFGLTDEADTVVRELSRGEKQKVSLACTAVQDTDIVFLDEPTLGLDVESTRTLRETLCELAEDDHTTVVLSSHDMDVVQAVCDRAIIMNDGRIVANDTIDNLLELFSTQIYEIAVDECLDHDTRHRLASTVDARAFEKQPDATTFTVSVAHDEFYSLVDTLRSEGLTIESLESSDSSLEDAFLHVIKENKLGQETPAQEVR; this is translated from the coding sequence GTGACTGATCTCGTCAAGACCTACCGCCGTGACGGCGAAGAAATCCGGGCTGTAGACGGTGTCAACTTCGACATAGAACGAGGTTCGACGGTTGGATTCCTCGGACCAAACGGTGCCGGGAAGACGACACTGATCAAGTCGATACTCTCGTTGATCGTTCCGACCAGCGGCCGGATTTGTATCGCCGGTACCGATGTCCACGCTGACGTATCGGCGCCCCATAAGCGAGTTAGTGCGATGCTAGAGGGGGCTCGAAACGTCTACTGGCGGCTCACGGTTCGGGAAAATTTGGAGTTTTTTTCCGTCCTCGGAAGAAGGGCCGACGCGCTCCGCGACGACCGGATAAACGAATTGCTTGAGCGATTCGGCTTGACCGACGAAGCAGACACCGTTGTCCGAGAATTATCACGTGGTGAAAAGCAGAAGGTCTCTCTGGCTTGTACCGCTGTGCAAGACACCGATATCGTCTTTCTCGACGAGCCGACGCTCGGTCTGGACGTCGAGAGCACTCGAACACTTCGTGAGACGCTCTGTGAACTCGCTGAGGACGATCACACTACGGTGGTGTTGTCCAGCCACGACATGGATGTCGTTCAGGCAGTCTGTGACAGAGCGATCATCATGAACGACGGTCGAATCGTCGCGAACGATACGATCGACAACCTGCTGGAACTGTTCAGCACGCAGATCTACGAAATCGCAGTCGACGAGTGCTTGGACCACGACACTCGACACAGACTCGCCTCGACAGTCGATGCCAGAGCGTTCGAGAAACAACCGGATGCAACGACGTTTACAGTCAGTGTCGCCCATGACGAATTTTATTCGCTCGTGGATACACTTCGCTCGGAGGGACTCACAATCGAATCGCTCGAATCGTCCGATTCGTCTCTGGAAGATGCCTTTCTGCACGTGATCAAAGAAAACAAACTGGGGCAGGAAACACCGGCTCAGGAGGTCCGATAA
- a CDS encoding methyltransferase domain-containing protein — protein MGDTDFHAGKVQQMYDNRRKLYEIGWEKGDHQSIHCGLYDETEHGTNDPFENMIRRLSNTAEVDAGTRVLDIGCGGGDDAVWNARHRDATVVGVDIDDEFLEAAADNAASAGVTDQVSFRNDDFHELASVNDRTYDVVWGLEAIGHSANKSRVFERCRQVLDDGGRLAIGDLFARSDTPVDDAGRRIDILENSMCVRIDTVEKIETALADAGFENIEILDITEAVKPGLKKSYLSSLFMYPLSSLLRRLGRATDSVVGFYRGSYHMYKLLSKGALGYYFVTADRA, from the coding sequence ATGGGCGACACCGACTTTCACGCCGGGAAGGTACAACAGATGTACGACAACCGGCGGAAGTTGTATGAGATTGGATGGGAGAAAGGAGATCATCAAAGCATTCACTGTGGGCTGTACGACGAAACCGAGCACGGGACCAACGATCCGTTCGAAAACATGATACGTCGACTGTCGAACACCGCAGAGGTTGATGCCGGAACACGTGTCCTAGACATCGGCTGCGGCGGGGGAGACGATGCGGTCTGGAACGCGCGCCACAGAGATGCCACGGTCGTTGGGGTCGACATTGACGACGAGTTTCTCGAAGCCGCAGCGGACAACGCAGCCTCTGCTGGTGTCACAGATCAGGTGTCGTTTCGTAACGACGACTTTCACGAGCTAGCAAGCGTCAACGATCGGACGTACGATGTCGTGTGGGGACTCGAGGCGATCGGCCACTCTGCCAACAAGTCACGAGTTTTCGAGCGGTGCCGGCAAGTGCTTGATGACGGAGGTCGACTGGCGATCGGTGACCTATTTGCACGCTCTGACACGCCTGTCGACGATGCTGGACGGCGCATCGACATCCTCGAAAACTCGATGTGCGTTCGAATCGATACGGTCGAGAAGATCGAGACGGCTCTCGCGGACGCAGGGTTCGAGAACATCGAGATACTAGACATCACGGAGGCGGTCAAGCCGGGTCTGAAAAAGTCGTATTTGTCGAGCCTGTTCATGTATCCGCTCAGTAGCCTACTGCGCCGCCTCGGACGTGCCACAGATTCCGTAGTCGGATTTTATCGTGGATCGTATCACATGTACAAACTTCTTAGCAAGGGGGCACTCGGATACTACTTCGTCACGGCCGACCGAGCCTGA
- a CDS encoding 3-oxoacyl-ACP synthase, whose product MTVSLTGYGRYLPDERLTGAEIADRSGIPEDVVVEKMGVREKRVCPPDAEHPSDMCVAAAEEALATADLDAADLDLVLYHGSEFKDYVVWSAAADIAERLGAEAAYATESYTLCAGAPIAIRQARAQLLTGDIDTALLVAASREEDLVDYGNEDSSFMFNFGSGASAMVLERGGGDRALAHVRESAAVTDGSFSRDVVMPGGGTRNPLSKETISTGAHALDVPDPKGMKERLAPVSLPNYLDVADRALERSGLDRTDIDFVALTHMKRSFHEQLLAELGLDPDADGYYLDEYGHVQSVDQVLALEEGLARGRVQPGDLVCFLAAGTGYTWAATVLRWRDR is encoded by the coding sequence GTGACCGTTTCGCTCACCGGCTACGGTCGATACCTCCCCGACGAGCGGCTGACGGGCGCGGAGATCGCCGATCGCAGCGGCATTCCGGAGGACGTCGTCGTCGAGAAGATGGGCGTCCGAGAGAAGCGCGTCTGTCCACCCGACGCCGAGCACCCAAGCGACATGTGCGTCGCCGCCGCCGAGGAGGCCCTCGCCACCGCCGATCTCGACGCCGCCGATCTCGATCTGGTGCTGTATCACGGCAGTGAGTTCAAAGACTACGTCGTCTGGAGCGCGGCGGCCGACATCGCGGAGCGACTCGGCGCCGAGGCTGCGTACGCAACCGAGAGCTACACGCTCTGTGCCGGCGCCCCGATCGCAATCCGGCAGGCCCGCGCACAGTTGCTCACGGGAGACATCGACACGGCGCTGCTGGTCGCGGCCAGCCGCGAGGAGGATCTCGTCGACTACGGCAACGAAGACTCCTCCTTTATGTTCAATTTCGGCAGCGGCGCCTCGGCGATGGTCCTCGAACGCGGCGGCGGCGACCGCGCCCTCGCACACGTCCGGGAGAGCGCGGCGGTCACCGACGGGTCGTTCTCCCGGGACGTGGTGATGCCCGGCGGCGGGACGCGGAACCCACTGAGCAAAGAAACGATCTCGACCGGCGCTCACGCGCTCGACGTGCCCGATCCGAAGGGAATGAAAGAGCGCTTGGCGCCGGTCTCGCTTCCGAACTATCTCGATGTCGCCGACCGTGCGCTGGAACGATCGGGGCTCGACCGCACCGACATCGACTTCGTCGCGCTGACCCACATGAAACGGTCGTTCCACGAGCAGTTGCTCGCAGAGCTCGGCCTCGATCCGGACGCCGACGGCTACTACCTCGACGAGTACGGGCACGTCCAGAGCGTCGATCAGGTGCTCGCACTCGAGGAAGGACTCGCCCGCGGTCGGGTCCAGCCGGGCGACCTCGTCTGTTTTCTCGCCGCGGGAACCGGCTACACGTGGGCCGCGACCGTGCTCCGGTGGCGGGATCGGTAA
- a CDS encoding branched-chain amino acid ABC transporter permease, which produces MLGDHAVHIAVVAAFALYPFVYAILTRTPVGAELAVLLPRIDTMVAVLYIGLFAVSFDFISGYTGYLSFGHGLFYGAGAYFVVLAATGKIPLLGAGTPFLLLLLIAGLFAVGVALLVGSVSFRLSGVYFAMITLGFAEVAHVFIRNWDYVGSNPRDGALIGGGEGFSIGVPGVDALQVEIGRIVGTSLGEFGPGIAVDATWVSYYAIGVVVLVSYFVLQRIVHSPFGRVMIAIRENEERARAVGYDVFRIKLVAFAISGFFAAIAGALFAGYRRSVSPENTFDLFVTADALLASIIGGFGTLAGPLYGYLFKASTEGVLSTEYYGVARYLRRALPESTLSSGVGGVTVADVIRIFVDGRADLYLGIVFILFVLYVPRGILGTLRDRLGGTVAERLPERLRSRIRGWQR; this is translated from the coding sequence ATGCTCGGCGACCACGCCGTCCACATCGCCGTCGTCGCCGCATTCGCGCTGTACCCGTTCGTCTACGCGATCCTCACTCGGACGCCGGTCGGCGCCGAGCTCGCCGTGCTCTTGCCGCGAATCGACACGATGGTCGCGGTGCTGTACATCGGTCTGTTCGCCGTAAGCTTCGACTTCATCAGCGGCTACACGGGGTATCTCTCCTTCGGGCACGGACTGTTCTACGGCGCCGGCGCGTACTTCGTCGTCTTGGCGGCGACGGGAAAGATACCGCTGCTCGGCGCCGGGACGCCGTTCTTGCTGCTGTTGCTGATCGCGGGCCTGTTCGCGGTCGGCGTCGCACTGCTCGTCGGGTCGGTCTCGTTCCGGCTGTCGGGCGTCTACTTTGCGATGATCACGCTCGGGTTCGCCGAGGTCGCCCACGTGTTCATCAGAAACTGGGACTACGTCGGTTCCAACCCCCGCGACGGCGCCCTGATCGGCGGCGGCGAAGGGTTCTCGATCGGCGTCCCGGGCGTCGACGCGCTGCAGGTCGAAATCGGGCGCATCGTCGGCACGAGCCTCGGTGAGTTCGGGCCGGGGATCGCCGTCGACGCGACGTGGGTGTCGTACTACGCCATCGGCGTCGTCGTGCTCGTCTCGTACTTCGTGTTGCAGCGAATCGTCCACTCCCCGTTCGGTCGGGTGATGATCGCCATTCGGGAGAACGAAGAGCGCGCCCGCGCGGTCGGCTACGACGTGTTCCGGATCAAGCTCGTCGCCTTCGCCATCAGCGGCTTCTTCGCGGCGATCGCCGGCGCGCTGTTTGCCGGCTACCGCCGGTCCGTCTCACCGGAGAACACGTTCGATCTGTTCGTCACGGCCGACGCCCTGCTCGCGTCGATCATCGGCGGGTTCGGCACGCTCGCTGGGCCGCTGTACGGCTACCTATTCAAAGCGTCCACCGAAGGCGTGCTCTCGACGGAGTACTACGGCGTCGCGCGCTATCTCCGCCGAGCGTTACCCGAATCGACGCTGTCGTCGGGCGTCGGTGGCGTCACTGTCGCCGACGTGATCCGCATCTTCGTCGACGGGCGGGCCGACCTGTATCTCGGTATCGTGTTCATCCTATTCGTCCTCTACGTCCCGCGGGGAATCCTCGGCACGCTTCGGGATCGGCTGGGCGGAACGGTCGCCGAGCGCCTGCCCGAGCGCCTGCGCTCTCGCATCCGGGGGTGGCAGCGGTGA
- a CDS encoding branched-chain amino acid ABC transporter permease, giving the protein MTDLVVLGMLDILVELLQPRTLVRLILDGLSKSALYVIIASGLSLIFGLMGVLNFAHGSLTMIGAYLGGAAMVVLVSSGTGGPARFALFFVAIAATFALLTLLGGAVEISLIRPIYDREPLFQILLTFGLVLVLDEFARIAVELNGLQPQAKWQAAIGTAPGFLSNWYSVAGISMRGLYLFEVVLGTFAVAGIWAFLTRTRYGLYIRAGSEDPEMTRALGVDIRQAFTVVFGVGAGLAGVAGAVLMWDPRFGASVPLSVETLLVSFVVVIIGGLGSFRGTVVAAGVVGFTDALMTWLFQNHIPFPGLPEMVTFLVLVGVLIVRPQGLFGVEEVGGH; this is encoded by the coding sequence ATGACCGACCTCGTCGTCCTCGGCATGCTCGACATCCTCGTCGAGCTGCTGCAGCCGAGAACGCTCGTGCGCCTGATTCTGGACGGCCTGTCGAAGTCGGCGCTGTACGTCATCATCGCCAGCGGCCTCTCGCTGATCTTCGGGCTGATGGGCGTGCTGAACTTCGCCCACGGCTCGCTGACGATGATCGGCGCCTACCTCGGCGGTGCGGCGATGGTCGTGCTGGTGTCGTCCGGCACCGGCGGCCCGGCCCGGTTCGCGCTGTTTTTCGTCGCCATCGCCGCGACGTTTGCCCTGCTGACGCTGCTCGGCGGCGCCGTCGAAATATCGCTGATTCGGCCGATCTACGACCGCGAGCCGCTGTTCCAGATCCTCCTGACGTTCGGGCTCGTGCTGGTGCTCGACGAGTTCGCGCGCATCGCCGTCGAGCTGAACGGGCTCCAGCCACAGGCGAAGTGGCAGGCGGCGATCGGCACCGCGCCCGGCTTCCTCTCGAACTGGTACTCCGTCGCCGGCATCTCGATGCGGGGCCTGTATCTGTTCGAGGTGGTGCTCGGAACGTTCGCAGTCGCCGGAATCTGGGCATTTCTCACCCGGACGCGCTACGGCCTGTACATCCGTGCTGGAAGCGAGGATCCCGAGATGACCCGCGCGCTCGGCGTCGACATCCGGCAAGCGTTCACGGTCGTCTTCGGCGTCGGTGCCGGGCTGGCCGGCGTCGCCGGGGCCGTGCTGATGTGGGATCCGCGATTCGGCGCCAGTGTCCCACTGAGCGTCGAGACGCTGCTCGTGTCGTTCGTCGTCGTGATTATCGGCGGCCTCGGCTCCTTCCGCGGCACCGTCGTCGCGGCCGGCGTCGTCGGGTTCACCGACGCGCTGATGACGTGGTTGTTCCAGAACCACATTCCCTTCCCCGGGCTTCCGGAGATGGTGACGTTCCTCGTGCTTGTGGGCGTCCTCATCGTCAGGCCCCAAGGACTGTTCGGCGTCGAGGAGGTGGGGGGCCATTAG
- a CDS encoding ABC transporter ATP-binding protein: MSDAPPALELDGVHSYYGESHVLRGVDLAVEQGENVALVGRNGVGKTTTLRSILGLTPPREGSVRLHGEDITGTETHEIARRGVGWVPEGRRMFSHLSVEENLRAATRPDADVAARVEEALDAFPELRDHRTRDAGDLSGGQQQMVAIARALVGDNDLLLVDEPSEGLAPLIVEEVVDALSSLAEDVTLLLVEQNFPMAMDLTDRFYLLDHGTVVESGDSDAVSQDDETIRRYLSA; encoded by the coding sequence GTGAGCGACGCGCCGCCCGCGCTCGAACTCGACGGCGTACACAGCTACTACGGCGAGAGCCACGTCCTTCGCGGCGTCGACCTCGCCGTCGAGCAGGGCGAGAACGTCGCGCTCGTGGGGCGCAACGGCGTCGGGAAGACGACGACACTGCGCTCGATCCTCGGGCTAACCCCGCCCCGGGAGGGGTCCGTCCGCCTGCACGGCGAGGACATCACCGGCACCGAGACCCACGAAATCGCCCGCCGGGGCGTCGGTTGGGTCCCCGAGGGACGCCGGATGTTCAGCCATCTCTCCGTTGAGGAGAACCTGCGAGCGGCGACGCGTCCTGACGCCGATGTCGCGGCGCGGGTCGAGGAGGCGCTCGACGCCTTCCCGGAACTGCGAGACCACCGCACCCGCGACGCCGGCGATCTGAGCGGCGGGCAACAGCAGATGGTCGCCATCGCCCGCGCGCTCGTCGGCGACAACGACCTGCTGCTGGTCGACGAGCCAAGCGAGGGGCTCGCCCCGCTGATCGTCGAGGAGGTCGTCGACGCGCTCAGCTCGCTCGCCGAGGATGTGACGCTGCTGCTCGTCGAGCAGAACTTCCCGATGGCGATGGATCTGACCGACCGGTTCTACCTGCTCGACCACGGCACTGTGGTCGAATCCGGCGACTCAGACGCCGTATCGCAGGACGACGAAACCATCCGGAGGTATCTCAGCGCATGA
- a CDS encoding ABC transporter ATP-binding protein, whose protein sequence is MIRTSDLTKRFGGLTAVDGVEFELGENELCSLIGPNGAGKTTFFNLLTGTLAPTAGSVEFREDGGWTDVTDDDPHETALRGVHRSYQISNLFPTATTLENVRVAAQAHGGVDSWKLWRNADAFERYEREARAILDRVGLADEADTPAEALSHGQKRHLEVAIALAGDPDVLLLDEPTAGVSSDAIDRLVELIRSVAEDHAVLLVEHNMDVVMDVSDRVAVLHQGELIADGPPNAVREDSAVQEAYLGGYEADATGDTSTDTSGDADPGGEAA, encoded by the coding sequence ATGATCCGTACGAGCGATCTCACCAAGCGGTTCGGTGGGTTGACAGCCGTCGACGGCGTCGAGTTCGAACTCGGCGAGAACGAACTCTGCTCGCTCATCGGCCCGAACGGCGCCGGCAAGACGACGTTTTTCAACCTGCTCACCGGCACGCTCGCGCCGACGGCGGGAAGCGTCGAGTTCCGCGAGGACGGCGGTTGGACGGACGTGACCGACGACGACCCCCACGAGACGGCGCTGCGAGGCGTCCACCGCTCCTACCAGATCTCGAATCTGTTCCCGACGGCGACGACGCTGGAGAACGTCCGGGTGGCCGCCCAAGCCCACGGCGGCGTCGACTCGTGGAAGCTCTGGCGCAACGCCGACGCCTTCGAGCGCTACGAGCGCGAAGCCCGTGCGATCCTCGATCGGGTCGGCCTCGCTGACGAGGCTGACACTCCCGCCGAAGCGCTCTCGCACGGGCAAAAGCGTCACTTGGAGGTCGCCATCGCGTTGGCCGGCGATCCGGACGTGTTGCTGCTCGACGAGCCGACTGCGGGCGTCTCCAGCGACGCCATCGACCGGCTTGTCGAGCTTATCCGGAGCGTCGCCGAAGATCACGCCGTCCTGCTGGTCGAACACAACATGGACGTCGTGATGGACGTGAGCGATCGGGTCGCCGTCCTCCATCAAGGCGAGCTGATCGCGGACGGCCCGCCGAACGCTGTGCGGGAGGACTCGGCCGTTCAGGAGGCCTATCTCGGCGGCTACGAAGCCGATGCGACCGGCGACACTTCGACGGACACGAGCGGTGACGCCGATCCCGGAGGTGAGGCGGCGTGA